A DNA window from Hydrogenophaga taeniospiralis contains the following coding sequences:
- the pcaF gene encoding 3-oxoadipyl-CoA thiolase, whose amino-acid sequence MTQAYICDAIRTPFGRYGGALSSVRTDDLGAIPLRALMARNPGVDWAAITDVLYGCANQAGEDNRNVARMSSLLAGLPLDVPGATINRLCGSGLDAVGTAARAIKAGEAGLMIAGGVESMSRAPFVMPKAESAFSRNNAVYDTTIGWRFVNKLMKAQYGVDSMPETAENVATEFKIEREAQDRMALASQMKAVAAIKAGHLAREICPVSLPQKKGDALIVDTDEHPRETSLEALARLKGVVKPDGSVTAGNASGVNDGACALLLADEATAAKNGLTPKARIVGMATAGVAPRIMGMGPAPATQKVLALTGLTLEQLDVIELNEAFAAQGLAVLRTLGLQDDDERVNAWGGAIALGHPLGASGARLATTAVNRLHATGGRYALCTMCIGVGQGIALVIEKV is encoded by the coding sequence ATGACCCAGGCCTACATCTGCGACGCGATCCGCACCCCCTTCGGCCGCTATGGCGGCGCCCTCAGCAGCGTGCGCACCGACGACCTCGGCGCCATCCCGCTGCGCGCCCTGATGGCGCGCAACCCGGGCGTGGACTGGGCCGCCATCACCGACGTGCTCTACGGCTGCGCCAACCAGGCCGGTGAGGACAACCGCAACGTCGCCCGCATGAGCAGCCTGCTCGCCGGCCTGCCGCTGGACGTGCCCGGCGCCACCATCAACCGCCTGTGCGGCTCCGGCCTGGACGCCGTGGGCACGGCCGCCCGCGCCATCAAGGCCGGTGAGGCCGGCCTCATGATCGCCGGCGGCGTGGAAAGCATGAGCCGCGCCCCCTTCGTCATGCCCAAAGCCGAGAGCGCCTTCAGCCGCAACAACGCCGTCTACGACACCACCATCGGCTGGCGCTTCGTCAACAAACTCATGAAAGCCCAGTACGGCGTCGATTCCATGCCCGAAACGGCAGAGAACGTGGCGACCGAGTTCAAGATCGAGCGCGAAGCGCAGGACCGCATGGCCCTGGCCAGCCAGATGAAAGCCGTGGCGGCCATCAAAGCCGGCCACCTGGCGCGCGAGATCTGCCCGGTCAGCCTCCCGCAGAAGAAGGGCGACGCCCTCATCGTGGACACCGACGAACACCCGCGCGAGACCAGCCTCGAAGCCCTGGCCAGGCTCAAGGGCGTGGTCAAACCGGACGGCTCGGTGACGGCCGGCAACGCCAGCGGCGTGAACGACGGCGCCTGCGCCCTGCTGCTGGCCGACGAAGCCACGGCGGCGAAGAACGGTCTGACCCCCAAGGCCCGCATCGTCGGCATGGCCACGGCCGGCGTGGCCCCGCGCATCATGGGCATGGGCCCGGCCCCGGCCACGCAGAAGGTGCTGGCCCTCACCGGCCTCACGCTGGAGCAGCTCGACGTGATCGAACTCAACGAAGCCTTCGCCGCCCAGGGCCTGGCCGTTTTGCGCACCCTGGGCCTGCAGGACGACGATGAGCGCGTCAACGCCTGGGGCGGCGCCATCGCGCTGGGCCACCCGCTGGGCGCCAGCGGCGCACGCCTGGCCACCACGGCGGTCAACCGCCTGCACGCCACGGGCGGGCGCTACGCGCTGTGCACCATGTGCATCGGGGTGGGGCAGGGGATTGCGTTGGTCATCGAAAAAGTCTGA
- a CDS encoding sulfite exporter TauE/SafE family protein codes for MITDPYFYLVAIPAVLLLGVSKSGFGAGFGSLAVPMMALAVTVPQAAAILMPVLLVMDLLGMAAFRKNVDRRLLRFLLPFGLLGIVVGALLFKLLDAKVVAGIVGGFTLLFLAQRLLFPPKADSPPPPKWVGAILTATSGFTSFIAHAGGPPINAYVIPLRLSPVLFTGTMAFFFFFINIAKWIPYAWLGLLDLRNMLTSLALLPFAPIGVWVGVRIAHRIQPRLFYRMVYAGMFLTGVKLVWDAWR; via the coding sequence TTGATCACCGATCCGTATTTCTATCTGGTGGCGATCCCCGCCGTGCTGCTGCTGGGGGTGAGCAAGAGCGGCTTTGGCGCCGGCTTCGGCTCGCTTGCCGTGCCCATGATGGCGTTGGCGGTCACGGTGCCGCAGGCCGCGGCTATCCTGATGCCGGTGTTGCTGGTGATGGACCTGCTCGGCATGGCGGCGTTTCGCAAGAACGTGGATCGCCGGTTGCTGCGTTTCCTGCTGCCCTTCGGCCTGCTCGGCATCGTGGTCGGCGCGCTGTTGTTCAAACTGCTGGACGCCAAGGTGGTGGCCGGCATCGTGGGCGGTTTCACCCTGCTGTTTCTGGCCCAGCGCCTGCTGTTCCCGCCGAAGGCCGACAGCCCGCCGCCGCCGAAATGGGTGGGCGCCATCCTGACGGCGACCTCCGGGTTCACCAGCTTCATCGCCCACGCGGGCGGCCCGCCGATCAACGCCTACGTGATCCCGCTGCGGCTCTCGCCGGTGCTGTTCACCGGCACCATGGCCTTCTTCTTTTTCTTCATCAACATCGCGAAGTGGATTCCCTACGCCTGGCTGGGCCTGCTGGACCTGCGCAACATGTTGACCTCGCTGGCGCTGCTGCCGTTTGCGCCGATCGGGGTCTGGGTGGGGGTGCGCATCGCGCACCGCATCCAGCCGCGGTTGTTTTACCGGATGGTCTACGCCGGCATGTTTCTCACGGGCGTCAAGCTGGTGTGGGACGCGTGGCGCTGA
- a CDS encoding ParA family protein gives MPIVVVANPKGGVGKSTLSTHVAGYFAAQGHAVMLGDADRQQSARLWLQLRPAAARPIRTWEVSHDLIARPPRGTSHVVLDTPAGLHGWRFKDVMRMADKVLVPLQPSIFDIYATRAFLDEIAEFRNADKLKIGIVGMRVDARTIAADKLQEFVSGLGLPVLGYLRDTQNYIHLAARGLTLFDVAPGRVEKDLQQWQGICDWLDR, from the coding sequence ATGCCTATCGTGGTGGTTGCGAATCCCAAGGGCGGGGTGGGGAAGTCCACCCTGTCCACCCATGTGGCGGGCTATTTCGCCGCCCAGGGCCATGCCGTCATGCTCGGAGACGCCGACCGCCAGCAGTCGGCGCGACTGTGGCTGCAACTGCGCCCTGCGGCCGCGCGCCCGATTCGCACCTGGGAGGTGTCCCACGACCTGATCGCGCGTCCTCCGCGCGGCACCTCCCACGTGGTGCTGGACACCCCCGCCGGTCTGCACGGCTGGCGCTTCAAGGACGTGATGCGCATGGCCGACAAGGTGCTGGTGCCGCTGCAGCCCAGCATCTTCGACATCTACGCCACGCGCGCCTTTCTCGACGAAATCGCCGAGTTCCGCAACGCCGACAAGCTCAAGATCGGCATCGTGGGCATGCGGGTGGATGCGCGCACCATCGCGGCCGACAAGCTGCAGGAGTTCGTCTCGGGCCTGGGCCTGCCGGTGCTGGGCTATCTGCGCGACACGCAGAACTACATCCACCTGGCCGCGCGTGGGCTCACGCTGTTCGACGTGGCGCCGGGGCGGGTGGAGAAAGACCTGCAGCAGTGGCAGGGCATCTGCGACTGGCTGGATCGGTAG
- a CDS encoding MaoC family dehydratase has translation MKTFETLADLAACVGQEVALSDWVTITQERVNQFAQATGDHQWIHVDVEKAKQGPFGGTIAHGFLTLSLLPVFLESAFAVRQSGMGLNYGLNRVRFTAPVPVGSRLRARLTLLAAEPIEHQGLQLTWSVVVERDGADKPVCVAESLVRLYP, from the coding sequence ATGAAAACCTTTGAAACCCTGGCCGATCTGGCGGCCTGCGTGGGTCAGGAAGTCGCGCTCAGCGACTGGGTCACGATCACCCAGGAACGTGTCAACCAGTTTGCCCAGGCCACCGGTGATCACCAGTGGATCCATGTGGACGTGGAGAAAGCGAAGCAGGGGCCGTTTGGCGGGACGATCGCGCACGGTTTCCTGACGCTGTCGCTGCTGCCGGTGTTTCTGGAGTCGGCGTTCGCGGTGCGCCAGTCCGGCATGGGCCTGAACTACGGGCTCAATCGGGTGCGCTTCACGGCGCCGGTGCCGGTGGGCAGCCGCCTGCGTGCGCGCCTGACCCTGCTGGCCGCCGAACCGATCGAACACCAGGGCCTGCAGCTGACGTGGTCGGTGGTGGTTGAGCGCGACGGGGCCGACAAGCCGGTGTGCGTGGCCGAGTCGCTGGTGCGGCTCTACCCCTGA
- the trmL gene encoding tRNA (uridine(34)/cytosine(34)/5-carboxymethylaminomethyluridine(34)-2'-O)-methyltransferase TrmL, whose product MFHIVLVAPEIPPNTGNVIRLSANTGCTLHLIEPLGFSMDDKQMRRAGLDYHEYADVRRHADWVSFLHAEQPDPQRMFALTTRGTLSVYDNRFQPGDWLVFGSETRGLPADLRERFAPTQRLRLPMIEGQRSLNLSNAVAVVVFEAWRQQGFGAPSA is encoded by the coding sequence ATGTTCCACATCGTCCTTGTTGCGCCCGAAATCCCGCCCAACACCGGCAACGTGATCAGGCTCAGCGCCAACACCGGCTGCACCCTGCACCTCATCGAGCCCCTGGGCTTTTCGATGGACGACAAGCAGATGCGTCGCGCCGGGCTGGACTACCACGAATACGCCGACGTGCGCCGCCACGCCGACTGGGTCAGCTTCCTGCACGCCGAACAGCCCGACCCACAACGCATGTTCGCGCTCACCACCCGGGGCACGCTGTCGGTGTACGACAACCGCTTCCAGCCGGGGGACTGGCTGGTCTTTGGTTCCGAGACCCGGGGACTGCCCGCCGACCTGCGCGAGCGCTTCGCCCCGACGCAGCGCCTGCGCCTGCCCATGATCGAAGGCCAGCGCAGCCTCAACCTGTCCAACGCGGTGGCGGTGGTGGTCTTCGAGGCCTGGCGGCAGCAGGGCTTTGGCGCCCCGTCAGCGTGA
- a CDS encoding ComF family protein, protein MFNTWTRLTRHLPATCQVCGGWPAQAVCTACEQRFAAPTPRCGACAAPLAATGPALCGACQTRTAPAALQRCVAAVDYSYPWDTLIARFKFRNEPGWAGTLAALMWRAHQAQPPSSPYDLVVPVPLTPPRLASRGYNQAWELVKALRRQAAATATPMPPALADALLRIGEAPDQHSLPREQRLHNLRGAFAAHPLHRQRLARAHVLLVDDVTTTGATLQTAAQALLQAGAHRVEALVLARTPPH, encoded by the coding sequence ATGTTCAACACGTGGACCCGGCTCACGCGCCACCTGCCCGCCACCTGCCAGGTGTGCGGCGGCTGGCCAGCGCAGGCCGTGTGCACGGCCTGCGAGCAGCGCTTTGCCGCACCCACGCCTCGCTGCGGTGCCTGCGCCGCCCCTCTGGCGGCCACTGGCCCGGCGCTCTGTGGCGCCTGCCAGACCCGAACGGCGCCCGCAGCGCTGCAGCGCTGCGTGGCGGCGGTGGACTACAGCTACCCCTGGGACACCCTGATCGCCCGCTTCAAATTCAGGAACGAACCCGGTTGGGCCGGAACCCTGGCCGCCCTGATGTGGCGGGCGCACCAGGCCCAGCCACCGTCCAGCCCCTACGATCTGGTGGTGCCGGTGCCGCTCACCCCGCCGCGCCTGGCCAGCCGTGGCTACAACCAGGCCTGGGAACTGGTGAAGGCGCTGCGCCGGCAAGCCGCCGCAACGGCGACCCCCATGCCCCCCGCGCTGGCCGATGCCCTGCTGCGCATCGGCGAAGCCCCGGACCAGCACAGCCTGCCGCGCGAGCAGCGCCTGCACAACCTGCGCGGTGCGTTCGCCGCCCACCCGCTTCATCGGCAGCGGTTGGCCCGGGCCCATGTGCTGCTGGTGGACGACGTGACCACCACCGGCGCCACCCTGCAGACCGCCGCCCAGGCCCTGCTGCAGGCGGGCGCTCACCGGGTCGAAGCGCTGGTGCTGGCCCGCACGCCGCCGCACTGA
- a CDS encoding biotin synthase — translation MNNTPEAETPVPGLDPVAAQRWLRQPRTQSPWLHEEVASRMAERLQWFRDKPSSWLHWEPVLGGLQAHQRVRSLLPQARCHVAARQLPQALLATREPLSASWNPLNWVRGKTPAAAQDETRVAMLWANMALHLEPQPQALLRRWHAHIETNGFLMFSCLGPDTLRELRQIYQRAGWPEPTHAFTDMHDWGDMLVHSGFAEPVMDMERITLSYSAVPLLLQDLRELGRNLHADRFEGWRSRAWHERLCQALEDGLPRSEDGRLLLTVEVIYGHAFKPVARAPLGSSTAVSVDDMRAMLRSGRR, via the coding sequence TTGAACAACACGCCCGAAGCCGAAACCCCCGTTCCGGGTCTGGACCCGGTCGCCGCGCAGCGCTGGCTGCGGCAACCCCGCACCCAGAGCCCCTGGCTGCACGAAGAGGTGGCCTCGCGCATGGCTGAGCGGCTGCAGTGGTTTCGCGACAAGCCCTCGAGCTGGCTGCACTGGGAGCCGGTGCTGGGCGGCCTTCAGGCTCACCAGCGCGTGCGGTCCTTGTTGCCGCAGGCGCGTTGTCATGTCGCCGCGCGGCAGTTGCCACAGGCCTTGCTGGCCACGCGCGAGCCGCTGTCGGCGTCGTGGAACCCCCTGAACTGGGTGCGGGGCAAGACACCCGCGGCCGCGCAGGACGAAACCCGCGTGGCCATGCTGTGGGCCAACATGGCGCTGCATCTGGAGCCACAACCCCAGGCCTTGCTGCGGCGCTGGCACGCGCACATCGAGACCAATGGTTTCCTGATGTTCTCCTGCCTGGGGCCGGACACCCTGCGCGAGCTCCGGCAGATCTACCAGCGCGCGGGCTGGCCCGAGCCCACCCATGCGTTCACGGACATGCACGACTGGGGCGACATGCTGGTGCACAGCGGTTTTGCCGAGCCGGTGATGGACATGGAGCGCATCACCTTGTCGTACAGCGCTGTGCCGCTCCTGCTCCAGGACCTGCGCGAGCTTGGCCGCAATCTGCACGCGGACCGGTTCGAGGGTTGGCGCTCGCGCGCCTGGCACGAGCGCTTGTGCCAGGCGCTGGAAGATGGGCTGCCCCGTTCGGAAGACGGGCGTCTGCTGCTGACCGTGGAGGTGATCTACGGTCATGCCTTCAAACCCGTTGCGCGGGCGCCACTGGGGTCCAGCACTGCGGTTTCGGTGGACGACATGCGGGCCATGCTGCGCTCCGGCCGCCGCTGA
- the coxB gene encoding cytochrome c oxidase subunit II, with protein MRKRLVTVRAAASTLALSAGVWATQAAHAVNDLPGGPAVNQLNFAPPVTRIAEEQHWLHWFMMGICAVIFVVVFGVMFYSIIKHRKSVGHKSQVLAEPIWVELGWTIVPLLIVIGMALPATKVLVAQKDTTNSDLTIKATGMQWKWGYDYIKGEGEGIGFLSTLDTTQREMSSQGKPGGDDYLLKVDHPLVVPVGKKIRIITTANDVIHAWMVPAFGVKQDAIPGFVRDTWFRAEKTGDFYGQCAELCGKEHAYMPIHVKVVTAEQYTAWVTEQQKAMAAAADDPSKVWALADMVKRGESVYAANCVACHQANGKGAGPIKPLDGSAIVNDADKGKMMAVLLNGVKGPEAEMPAWKQLSDTELAAVMTYAKNNWSNKTEQVVQPADVVAARK; from the coding sequence ATGCGTAAACGGCTGGTCACGGTGCGCGCGGCCGCCTCCACACTGGCGCTGAGCGCGGGTGTCTGGGCGACGCAGGCCGCCCATGCGGTGAACGACCTGCCCGGTGGTCCCGCTGTGAACCAGCTCAATTTCGCCCCGCCGGTCACCCGGATTGCCGAGGAGCAGCACTGGCTGCACTGGTTCATGATGGGCATCTGCGCGGTCATCTTCGTCGTGGTCTTCGGCGTGATGTTCTATTCCATCATCAAGCACCGCAAGTCGGTGGGCCACAAGTCGCAGGTGCTGGCCGAGCCGATCTGGGTGGAGCTGGGCTGGACCATCGTGCCGCTGCTGATCGTGATCGGCATGGCCCTGCCGGCCACCAAGGTGCTGGTGGCCCAGAAGGACACCACCAACAGCGACCTGACCATCAAGGCCACGGGCATGCAGTGGAAGTGGGGTTACGACTACATCAAGGGCGAGGGCGAGGGCATCGGTTTCCTCTCCACGCTGGACACCACCCAGCGCGAGATGTCCAGCCAGGGCAAGCCCGGGGGCGACGACTACCTGCTCAAGGTGGACCACCCGCTGGTGGTGCCCGTGGGCAAGAAGATCCGCATCATCACCACCGCCAACGACGTGATTCACGCCTGGATGGTGCCGGCCTTCGGCGTCAAGCAGGACGCCATCCCCGGCTTCGTGCGCGACACCTGGTTCCGTGCCGAAAAGACCGGTGATTTCTACGGCCAGTGTGCCGAACTGTGTGGCAAGGAGCACGCCTACATGCCCATCCACGTCAAGGTGGTCACGGCCGAGCAATACACCGCCTGGGTGACCGAGCAGCAAAAGGCCATGGCCGCGGCCGCCGACGACCCGAGCAAGGTCTGGGCCCTGGCCGACATGGTCAAGCGTGGTGAGTCCGTTTACGCGGCCAACTGCGTCGCCTGCCACCAGGCCAACGGCAAGGGCGCTGGCCCGATCAAGCCGCTGGACGGTTCGGCCATCGTGAACGATGCCGACAAAGGCAAGATGATGGCCGTGCTGCTCAATGGCGTCAAAGGCCCGGAGGCGGAGATGCCGGCCTGGAAACAGCTGTCGGACACCGAGCTGGCCGCCGTCATGACCTACGCCAAGAACAACTGGTCCAACAAAACCGAGCAGGTTGTGCAGCCTGCCGATGTGGTCGCTGCCCGCAAGTGA
- the ctaD gene encoding cytochrome c oxidase subunit I, protein MSAVLDHHDAHGHDHDHHAPSGWRRWVYATNHKDIGTLYLLFAFTMLMVGGVLALLIRAELFQPGLQLVNPELFNQLTTMHGLIMVFGAIMPAFVGFANWMIPLQIGAGDMAFARMNNFSFWLMIPAAIMLVSSFFMPGGAPAAGWTLYAPLTLQMGPSMDAGIFAMHILGASSIMGSINIIVTILNMRAPGMTLMKMPMFCWTWLITAYLLIAVMPVLAGAITMTLTDRHFGTSFFNPAGGGDPVMYQHIFWFFGHPEVYIMILPAFGIVSQVVPAFARKKLFGYASMVYATGSIAILSFVVWAHHMFTTGMPVTGQLFFMYSTMLIAVPTGVKIFNWIATMWKGSMTFETPMMWAVGFIFVFTIGGFTGLILSVAPIDIQMQDTYYVVAHFHYVLVAGSLFAMFAGIYYWLPKWTGVMYSETRGKIHFWWSMISFNVTFFPMHFLGLAGMPRRYADYPMQFADFNAIASVGGFAFGLAQVFFFFAVALPAMRGKGAKAPQKPWEGAEGLEWEVPSPAPFHTFENPPKLDASATKVIG, encoded by the coding sequence ATGAGTGCAGTTCTCGACCACCACGATGCGCACGGTCACGACCACGACCACCACGCCCCGTCGGGCTGGCGCCGCTGGGTCTACGCCACCAACCACAAAGACATCGGCACGCTGTACCTGCTGTTCGCTTTCACCATGCTCATGGTGGGCGGCGTGCTTGCGCTGCTGATCCGCGCCGAGCTGTTCCAGCCCGGCCTGCAACTGGTCAATCCCGAGCTGTTCAACCAGCTCACCACCATGCACGGCCTGATCATGGTGTTCGGCGCCATCATGCCGGCCTTCGTGGGTTTCGCGAACTGGATGATCCCGCTGCAGATCGGCGCCGGTGACATGGCGTTCGCGCGCATGAACAACTTCAGCTTCTGGCTGATGATCCCCGCTGCGATCATGCTGGTGTCGTCGTTCTTCATGCCAGGCGGCGCCCCCGCCGCCGGCTGGACGCTCTACGCCCCGCTGACGCTGCAGATGGGCCCTTCGATGGATGCCGGCATTTTCGCGATGCACATCCTGGGTGCCTCGTCGATCATGGGTTCGATCAACATCATCGTGACCATCCTCAACATGCGCGCCCCCGGCATGACGCTGATGAAGATGCCCATGTTCTGCTGGACCTGGCTGATCACCGCCTACCTGCTGATCGCCGTGATGCCCGTGCTGGCTGGCGCCATCACCATGACGCTGACGGACCGCCACTTCGGCACCAGCTTCTTCAACCCCGCCGGCGGCGGCGACCCGGTGATGTACCAGCACATCTTCTGGTTCTTCGGCCACCCCGAGGTCTACATCATGATCCTGCCGGCCTTCGGCATCGTGAGCCAGGTCGTGCCCGCCTTCGCGCGCAAGAAGCTGTTCGGCTACGCCTCCATGGTGTACGCCACCGGCTCCATCGCCATCCTGTCCTTCGTCGTGTGGGCGCACCACATGTTCACCACCGGCATGCCGGTGACGGGCCAGCTGTTCTTCATGTACTCGACCATGCTGATCGCCGTGCCCACGGGCGTGAAGATCTTCAACTGGATCGCGACCATGTGGAAGGGTTCGATGACCTTCGAGACCCCGATGATGTGGGCCGTTGGCTTCATCTTCGTGTTCACCATCGGTGGCTTCACCGGGCTGATCCTGTCGGTCGCACCGATCGACATCCAGATGCAGGACACCTACTACGTGGTGGCCCACTTCCACTACGTGCTGGTGGCCGGTTCGCTGTTCGCCATGTTCGCCGGCATCTACTACTGGTTGCCCAAGTGGACCGGCGTGATGTACAGCGAAACCCGCGGCAAGATCCACTTCTGGTGGTCGATGATCTCGTTCAACGTCACCTTCTTCCCGATGCACTTCCTGGGCCTGGCCGGCATGCCGCGCCGCTACGCCGACTACCCGATGCAGTTCGCCGACTTCAACGCCATCGCCTCGGTGGGTGGTTTTGCCTTCGGTCTTGCACAGGTCTTCTTCTTCTTCGCCGTCGCGCTGCCTGCCATGCGTGGCAAGGGCGCCAAGGCGCCACAGAAGCCCTGGGAAGGCGCCGAGGGTCTGGAGTGGGAAGTGCCTTCGCCGGCCCCGTTCCACACCTTCGAGAACCCGCCCAAGCTGGATGCCAGCGCCACCAAGGTGATCGGCTGA
- a CDS encoding cytochrome oxidase small assembly protein, whose product MTPDQKKSNLRLGLILGSVALVFFLGFVGKLVLFGG is encoded by the coding sequence ATGACGCCTGACCAAAAAAAGAGCAACCTGCGCCTGGGTCTGATCCTGGGTTCGGTGGCGCTCGTCTTTTTCCTCGGTTTCGTGGGCAAGCTGGTGCTGTTCGGCGGCTGA
- a CDS encoding cytochrome c oxidase assembly protein — protein sequence MGLRRENLKMVGKLGVITLGMFGFGYALVPVYNAICEMTGINVLALAEREVPGARPTLPVNTQVDRTRSITVEFDANARGPWQFKPAVRSLQVHPGELTTVMYEFQNVQNRTMAAQAIPSYAPKQSAAHFNKLECFCFNQYTLAAGEKKAWPVAFVIDPKLPKDVTTITLSYTFFEVGGKVPAAPEGHLPQASAVPAASLPGAV from the coding sequence ATGGGACTTCGTCGCGAAAACCTCAAGATGGTGGGCAAGCTCGGCGTGATCACGCTGGGCATGTTCGGGTTCGGCTACGCCCTGGTCCCGGTCTACAACGCCATCTGCGAGATGACCGGCATCAACGTGCTGGCGCTCGCCGAGCGTGAGGTGCCGGGTGCCCGGCCCACCCTGCCGGTGAACACGCAGGTGGACCGCACGCGCAGCATCACGGTGGAGTTCGACGCGAATGCCCGCGGGCCCTGGCAGTTCAAGCCCGCGGTGCGTTCGCTTCAGGTGCATCCGGGCGAACTCACCACGGTGATGTACGAGTTCCAGAACGTCCAGAACCGCACCATGGCGGCGCAGGCGATCCCGAGTTACGCCCCCAAGCAGTCGGCGGCGCACTTCAACAAGCTGGAGTGTTTCTGTTTCAACCAGTACACGCTGGCGGCGGGCGAGAAAAAGGCCTGGCCGGTGGCGTTCGTGATCGATCCGAAGCTGCCCAAGGACGTGACCACCATCACGCTGTCCTACACCTTCTTCGAGGTGGGCGGCAAGGTGCCGGCGGCGCCCGAGGGCCATCTGCCTCAGGCCAGCGCCGTGCCGGCCGCCTCCTTGCCGGGGGCCGTATGA
- a CDS encoding DUF2970 domain-containing protein has product MTQPVHQRKGSLVGTVKAVLWGFLGVRRNADYQDDIAKLNPIHILVVGVVMALLFVLGLILLVNWVVA; this is encoded by the coding sequence ATGACGCAGCCTGTGCACCAGCGCAAAGGTTCGCTCGTGGGCACGGTCAAGGCCGTGCTCTGGGGTTTTCTCGGTGTGCGGCGCAATGCCGACTACCAGGACGACATCGCCAAGCTCAATCCGATCCACATTCTGGTGGTGGGGGTGGTCATGGCCCTGCTGTTCGTGCTGGGCCTGATCCTGCTGGTGAACTGGGTCGTCGCCTGA
- a CDS encoding cytochrome c oxidase subunit 3: protein MSAATHGTTPYYFVPGPSRHPVMAAIGLFFVILGAGQWVNGAGWGAYSLAFGLAFWLIVLFQWFSQSVGESESGLYGRKIDLSFRWSMSWFIFSEVMFFGAFFTALWWARVHSVPALGNIENALIWPDFTAVWPSLQAGATASPAGIVEPFQTMGPFWLPTINTALLLSSGVTLTIAHHALQSGERAKTIAFMWVTVLLGITFLCVQGYEYAHAYSELNLKLSSGVFGSTFFLLTGFHGFHVLVGMLMLLFITLRLQKGHFTAQRHFGFEGAAWYWHFVDVVWLGLYILVYWM, encoded by the coding sequence ATGTCAGCAGCAACACACGGCACGACGCCTTATTACTTCGTCCCCGGGCCTTCGCGGCACCCGGTGATGGCGGCCATCGGGCTGTTTTTCGTCATCCTGGGCGCGGGCCAGTGGGTCAATGGCGCGGGCTGGGGCGCGTATTCGCTGGCCTTCGGTCTGGCCTTCTGGCTGATCGTGCTGTTCCAGTGGTTTAGCCAGTCGGTGGGTGAGAGCGAAAGCGGCCTGTACGGCCGCAAGATCGACCTGTCCTTCCGCTGGAGCATGAGCTGGTTCATCTTCTCGGAGGTGATGTTCTTCGGCGCCTTTTTCACCGCGCTGTGGTGGGCCCGTGTGCACTCGGTGCCTGCGCTGGGCAACATCGAGAACGCGCTGATCTGGCCCGACTTCACCGCGGTGTGGCCGAGTCTGCAGGCCGGCGCCACCGCCTCGCCGGCCGGCATCGTCGAGCCGTTCCAGACCATGGGCCCGTTCTGGTTGCCCACCATCAACACCGCGCTGCTGCTGTCCTCGGGCGTGACGCTGACCATCGCCCACCACGCCCTGCAGTCCGGTGAACGTGCCAAGACCATCGCGTTCATGTGGGTCACGGTGCTGCTCGGCATCACCTTCCTGTGCGTGCAGGGCTATGAATACGCTCACGCCTACAGCGAGCTGAACCTCAAGCTGTCTTCGGGTGTGTTTGGTTCGACCTTCTTCCTGCTCACGGGCTTCCACGGCTTCCACGTGCTGGTGGGCATGTTGATGCTGCTCTTCATCACCCTGCGCCTGCAGAAGGGCCACTTCACGGCACAGCGCCACTTCGGTTTCGAAGGCGCGGCCTGGTACTGGCACTTCGTGGACGTGGTGTGGCTGGGTCTGTACATCCTCGTGTACTGGATGTGA
- a CDS encoding twin transmembrane helix small protein has translation MKTLVIAAFVAIIGSLAAALVFMMRGGDEGSPDSSDKPRKNHMARALAFRVGFSILLFVVVLVSYLMGWIQPTGLPLQR, from the coding sequence ATGAAAACACTCGTCATCGCGGCCTTCGTCGCCATCATTGGCAGCCTGGCGGCCGCGCTGGTTTTCATGATGCGGGGGGGTGACGAGGGATCGCCCGACAGCAGCGACAAGCCGCGCAAGAACCACATGGCACGGGCACTGGCGTTTCGCGTCGGTTTTTCCATCCTGCTGTTCGTGGTGGTGCTGGTCAGCTACCTGATGGGTTGGATCCAGCCCACCGGGCTGCCATTGCAGCGCTGA